From the genome of Cystobacter fuscus DSM 2262:
GGCGGGACTACGGCTCGTCCGGAGGATCCTCCGCCGGAGCGGGAGCGGCGCCGCCCGTCGTGGCGCCCTCGGGCTTGTTGCGCGGAATCCCGAAGCGATCCAGCGCGTCCGCGATGCCCTGCGGCTTGTCCGCGTCCGGCAGGAAGTTCTCCGGCGCCTGCAGCTTGGGATCCTTCCCGATTTCAGTCACGGCGGATTCCAGCACCATGCGCAGCTCGGCCAGACCGGCGGCGTCGTTGGCGGGCACGGAGATGCGGCCGTCGAGACGGACCTTGAGGACGACGGAGGTGGCGGCGTCCACGAGCACCTCGCCGCTGAGCGACTGGGGGACGCGGTGCTCGAAGAAGGCCAGGCGGCGGCGGGTGGTGTCGTCGCGGCCACCCTTGGGCGTGGCGAGCGCGGGCAGCACGACGGGCTGGGTGCCCGTGTTGCCCTCGGGCCCCAGGCTCACCTGGTAGCGCCACGCGGTGCGGCCCTCATAGGTGACGGTGCCCTGGGCCGCCAGATGCAGCCGATCCCGGAAGAGCGCGTCCAGGTCGCGGATGGCGCCGGTGAGCTCGGAGCGCGTGCGCTCGGCCATGCCCCGGTCACGCAAGCGCTGCCGGAAGACGCCGTAGCGGTTGCGGGCGTACACCTTGCCCCCCACGCGCATCACTTCCAGGCCCTGGTCCCGACTGTTCTCCAGCACACCATGGAAGTCCCCGCCCACGCCGCCGGGGCCCGCGCGGAAGGTGCGCGTCTCGGTGAGCTTGTTCGAGCCGCTGTTCTGCGCCCCCGTCCACTCGGAGGTGATGGTGGCCGTGTAGGCGTGGGGCCCGAGCCGCTCGGTCACCTCGGCGGCATCCATGGAGAGGATGCGACGCGCCACCCGGGGGTTGTCCGCCACGTCCTGGGGGTTGAGCTTCTCGGCCGCCGAGGCCACCACCTTGGGGGGATCCTCGGGGGAGAAGATGCGCGCCTTGGCAGCGCGGTCGACTTCGTCCGGCCGGCACGCCGAGGCGGAGAGCGCCAGGACGGCGGCGAAGGCGGACGGGGAAAAACGGGTCACGGGTCCTCCAACTTCCAGACGAGGGGGGTTGCCCAAATTACGAAGGAGGTACAAGAGGGGCAAGGGACGGCTTTGCGCGCGGCAATGTACGAGATAGAAGGCGCCATATGCAGAACCTGCGTGACAAGCTCTTGAAGGCCGGCCTGGTCTCCGAGGACCAGGCGAAGAAGTCCGAAACCACGGCCCCGAAGGCCGCCCGTCCCCCGTCCGAGCCGTCGGCCCAGCGCTCGGGCCCGCCCCGAGGCGAGCGCGAGGAGCGCCCGCCGCGCGAGCACCGGGGACGTGACGAGCGTCCGCCCCGCCGCGAGGCTCCGGGAGGAGGAGGACGTCCCCAGGGCGCCGGGGGTCGGCCGCAGGGAGGCTTCCGTCCGCAGGGTGCCGGTGGTCGGCCGCAGGGAGGGCGTCCTCCCCAGGCGGAGGCGGTGAGCCGCCCCGTGCCCAAGCTGCCGCCCCTGCCGGGCTCCAAGGCCGCCCAGCGCATGGAGTCCAAGAAGCAGGTGGAGCAGGACAGGAAGCTGCGCGAGCTGGTCTACGGCGGGCAGGTGCCCGTGGACGTCGGCGCCACCGTCTTCTACTTCATGACGCGCAAGGGGAAGCTGCGCCGCCTGGAGCTGACCGAGGCCCAGGCCAAGCAGCTCGAGGAAGGCATCCTCGGCGTGGTGGAGCGCCCCGAGCCGGCGCAGATCGAGCACTCGCTGGTGCCCGCGGCCGTGGCCGAGCAGATGTACGCCCTGTCGAAGAAGTCGGTGCGCTTCCTCAACCGCAAGGAGTCGCCCATCGGCTTCATGAGCGACGACCAGGTCAAGGAGCAGCAGGCGGCCGAGGCCCGGGGTGATGCGCCCGTGCCCGACGAGGACGACGAGCCGTCCGAGGCGTCCGCCTCCAACGACGCCGCGAGCGCCGCCCCCGAGGGCACCGCCCCCGAGGGCTCCAGCGAGCCCACGCCGTCCTGAGCCGCTGAAGCGGTACGCGCCCCGCGCCCCGAGCAGGGGGACGCGGGGCGTGGAGGACGCCTGGCTCAGGCGGGCATCAGCGCGTCTGGCCGTCTCCGCCCTCGGCCACCCTCACGATGTTGAACTCGACACGGCGGTTGTTCTCCCGGCCCGCCTCCGTCTGGTTGGTGTCCACGGGCTGGCTCTCGCCATGGCCCACCGCCTCCAGCCGCTCCCAGGCAATGCCTTCCCGCAGGAGGAAGGTGCGCACGTTGTCCGCGCGGCGCTGTGACAGGGCCCGGTTGCTGGCGTCATCGCCCCGGTCGTCCGTGTGCCCCTCCACTCGCAGCAGCTCCACCTGCGCGTGGGCCTTGAGCACCGACGCCACCTGCTTCAACAGATCGAAGGACCGCTCGAGGATGACGTCCTCGCCCGTGGCGAAGTAGACCTTCTCCAGGATGACGATGCGCTTGGACTCCAGGCGCACCTTGGACGCGCCCTCGTCCGGGCAGCCATCCTCGTCCTTCACCCCATTGATGACCTCGGGCCGCAGGGGGCACGCGTCCCGCGCGTCGGCGACGCCATCCTCATCATTGTCCAGCTCGGGGCAGCCGTCCTCGTCCCGGAAGCCATCCGCATCCTCGGGCGCGGTGACGCACCGGTCCTGGTCATCCCCGAGCCCATCACCGTCCGCATCCGCCGGGGGAGCCACGTCCGGGCAGCCGTCGGAGTCCTGGACGCCATTCAGCGTCTCGGACTGGAGGGGGCACGCGTCCCGCGCGTCGGCGACGCCATCCCCATCCGTA
Proteins encoded in this window:
- a CDS encoding DUF2058 family protein, with protein sequence MQNLRDKLLKAGLVSEDQAKKSETTAPKAARPPSEPSAQRSGPPRGEREERPPREHRGRDERPPRREAPGGGGRPQGAGGRPQGGFRPQGAGGRPQGGRPPQAEAVSRPVPKLPPLPGSKAAQRMESKKQVEQDRKLRELVYGGQVPVDVGATVFYFMTRKGKLRRLELTEAQAKQLEEGILGVVERPEPAQIEHSLVPAAVAEQMYALSKKSVRFLNRKESPIGFMSDDQVKEQQAAEARGDAPVPDEDDEPSEASASNDAASAAPEGTAPEGSSEPTPS